A single genomic interval of Candidatus Zixiibacteriota bacterium harbors:
- the flgF gene encoding flagellar basal-body rod protein FlgF, producing the protein TAASGMAPRILKQEAIANNLANVNTPGYKRESVFLQQLTAAQARARKTEFEWQIPMVDQIYTDYSRGSLEHTGNPLNVAIDGDGFFVVQTPEGEAYTRSGSFHVDSEGRLVTADNLPVLCDAGEIVVSDENRDVKIAIDGNITIGDQELGRLRVADFEKPYKLEKIAGGLFKETEESVPIDIEFTYVRQGYLEKANVDVIREMVDMIDSYRNYESDQRAIQLIDETLARTVNEVGKVK; encoded by the coding sequence ACAGCCGCGTCAGGCATGGCGCCACGGATTTTAAAGCAGGAAGCAATAGCTAACAATCTGGCCAATGTCAACACTCCCGGGTACAAGCGTGAATCGGTCTTTCTTCAGCAGTTGACCGCCGCGCAGGCCAGGGCCCGCAAAACCGAATTCGAATGGCAGATACCCATGGTAGACCAAATTTACACTGACTATTCCAGGGGCTCCCTGGAGCATACCGGTAACCCGCTCAATGTCGCCATAGACGGCGACGGTTTCTTTGTGGTACAGACTCCCGAAGGTGAGGCGTACACCCGTAGCGGCAGTTTCCATGTCGACTCTGAGGGACGCCTGGTGACAGCCGACAACCTCCCGGTTTTATGCGATGCGGGTGAGATCGTTGTCAGCGACGAAAACCGCGATGTGAAGATCGCGATCGATGGCAATATCACTATCGGCGACCAGGAACTGGGACGACTCCGGGTTGCTGATTTCGAAAAACCGTACAAACTTGAAAAAATCGCCGGCGGGCTGTTCAAGGAAACCGAGGAAAGCGTACCGATCGATATCGAGTTCACTTATGTACGCCAGGGATACCTCGAGAAAGCGAATGTCGATGTTATTCGCGAGATGGTCGATATGATCGACTCATATCGTAATTACGAATCCGACCAGCGGGCGATCCAGTTGATCGACGAGACACTGGCCCGCACAGTCAACGAGGTCGGTAAGGTCAAGTAA
- the flgG gene encoding flagellar basal-body rod protein FlgG yields the protein MIKSLRTAASGMSAQQLNVDNIANNLANVNTTGFKKAKVEFQDVLYQRIKQAGVANATGETVPTNLEVGYGVKPVATTRQFKMGEIQATENPLDLVIEGDGFFQVTMPDGTQAYTRDGSFKVNADGRITTSDGYYLYPEITIPEDAESISFMADGTVSVMLNGQTDPSEIGQLELARFINPAGLSAMGHNLYKPTGASGDAITAVPSEEGMGNILQGYLELSNVDIVNEMVNMIIAQRAYEINSKAISTSDEMSQIANNLKR from the coding sequence ATGATAAAGTCACTGAGAACGGCCGCCAGCGGCATGAGTGCACAACAGCTCAATGTCGATAATATCGCCAACAACCTGGCTAACGTAAACACGACCGGTTTCAAAAAAGCTAAAGTGGAATTTCAGGATGTGCTCTACCAGCGCATCAAGCAGGCCGGTGTGGCCAATGCCACCGGCGAAACCGTTCCGACCAACCTCGAGGTGGGTTACGGTGTCAAACCGGTTGCCACCACCCGCCAGTTCAAGATGGGTGAGATTCAGGCTACCGAGAATCCGCTCGATTTGGTGATCGAAGGGGATGGCTTCTTCCAGGTAACAATGCCGGACGGCACGCAGGCGTATACTCGCGACGGTTCGTTCAAGGTCAATGCAGATGGCCGTATCACTACATCCGACGGTTATTACCTGTATCCTGAAATCACCATCCCGGAAGATGCCGAGTCGATTTCATTTATGGCTGATGGCACGGTTTCTGTCATGCTCAACGGCCAGACTGATCCTTCTGAAATCGGTCAGCTCGAACTGGCCAGATTCATCAACCCGGCAGGTCTTTCAGCCATGGGCCATAACCTTTACAAGCCGACCGGGGCTTCCGGTGACGCCATCACCGCTGTACCGTCTGAAGAGGGCATGGGCAATATCCTTCAGGGGTACCTGGAACTCTCGAATGTCGATATCGTCAATGAAATGGTCAACATGATCATCGCCCAGCGAGCCTACGAGATCAACTCCAAGGCTATCTCGACATCCGACGAAATGTCACAGATCGCTAATAACCTGAAGCGTTAA